DNA sequence from the Oreochromis niloticus isolate F11D_XX linkage group LG8, O_niloticus_UMD_NMBU, whole genome shotgun sequence genome:
TAAATGCCAACATTGTGATATTCACTTTTCTGACAATATCCTCTACACTATTCACATGGGCTGCCACGGCTATGAACATCCATTCCAGTGCAACAGCTGTGGGCATAAATGCGCAGACAAATACGATTTTGCCTGCCATTTTGCCCGTGGCCAACATAAAAAGTGATTTCTGGCAACACAGATGCATATGgagctttgtttttgttatattGGTTATATTTAGCAACTGAACATAGTGAGACTGTTTTACATTTCatgttttaagttgttttttttattttacacttcTACATCTGCACTATACTGTTGCCTTACTGCTTTTCTACCTTAATCCCAACTTTGGGCTTCTCATATTAGTTGTGAGTGCACAAAACCACACGACACATTGCAACACGGCATAGTTTGTTGTTAGTTAATGCCTTATGACATCTGTACTCCTTTGCTCATGCAGCTTATTGGATTTGGCATTATGGGATGGGATTTGCAGTGTTTCATCGCTTTGGAGTGAGTCATTAGGATTTCATTCAGCCTGTTGAGTAAATCACATTTATAAAGGCAGCTATATACACTGATCAGCCAGAACATTGAAACCACTGACAGGCAAAATGAATAGCAGTGATTATATCGTTACAGTGCAATGAAATTGGCTTTTGTGGCCCGTCTACTAGCTGGaaggttggttggttggttggttgatCCTCGGGTGAGCTATTGAACCCCCAAAGTATCAATTGGAGTGTACGTGAGAATGTTAGAAAGTGccgtgtgaatgtgtgtgtatgtgattgggtgaatgaggtcTTGCAGCTATACAAGTACCAGTTCATTTGCCAGTGTTCAGACCAAGCCCCACAGTGCATCACCCTGCTGCCAACAGGTGCAGTGTCCACACCATGAATGCTTAGATCTCTGTTTTCCAGCAGGAAGGTGGGGCCCAGTTCAATATTATGAgggtggttttaatgttgtggctgttGGGTGTGGCgtataaattattattttttaaatacaacacCAAAACAGTATTAAGCACCAAACATTTCAAGCTCAACCAGCTTTGTATTCACAGTGGAGCCATCGAGCTGCCATTCTCACCACCATTTATAAATTGCTtgtttgcctaataattatacACAAGTCTCAATCATGGTTAAATTAGCCGGACACATTCCTCAGTGGGAGTTGTGGTtctcatatttatttatatctaaCCTCAGAGACTACAATTAgtagtttttttcctttttacagtTGTGTTACatccctttttaaaaattaatatttatataCTATCTCAAGTAACGTTGTTTTTCTGTACATACAACTTTAAAATCAACCATAGCCACTTACTGTCTGTATATTAGCCAATGCTGAGCCATATTAAAGATCCCATATAACCCTCATTATGTTACATGTAATGTGAACTAATGTTAGCGGCTTTCCGTTTGTGCAAATCTTGGACACATTAACTTGTTTGTACATGATAATGTTAGTATGGGCAGAAAATGTGAGTGAGATTAATAATGATCCATTTACTCTTAATTACCACACTGTACCATATCAGGAGAgaagtcacgtagacatgtgAAATCAGTTGAGgagaatttattttaaaaaataaacatttcattcACAGTTGTAATTACCAAGTTATTAAATTACAACCATTTACGAGTGTTTCACTTAGTagcagaaaaataatttttaaaaagcattttcaattattacatttaataaaatacaGTACATTGGATATTCAGTCAAGCTTATTTGTCATTTATGATTCTAGACAAGATTTCTTTCAAGTCATCATTAAAAATTTCAGCTGCTCTCTTCACTGCGTGCTCTACGTTGATTTCCTCTTCTTGGATAAATGACACGTCATTCAGAAAATGTTTCCGCAGGTTATGAAGAAACGTTGCTTTGGATTCACTCAGCTGAGCAGCCAAAGACCTCATGCGTTCAGGAGGTACTTGGTTCTCTGAAATTAGGCAAAGACGAGTTGATCATTCAGCTAGGCTTCAAGTGGCAGCATGCTCTgttaaacttgaaatattaagcATTTTCCGAGGCTGACCTCTGGCAGTTTTCATGGCTTCGGAGATGAGGCGTCGACAGGCCTGGTCAGCCTGGTGGACAACACTATTGGCACATTTCAGACGATCAGCTTCCTGCAAAATAGATGATGACATATGTGCAGGTGTATGTCTTAAGCCAATACCTATGTATATATGAAAACAGCAACATGTATAGAAATAATTCAGCTATGCATAATGGTATTTCTCTGAGTTCTTGCATTTCCACTACTAATGATGCATTCTTACCTCAGTGCAAAACTATCCTTTTAATATGTTTCTAATTTTCCacttattattataatatgtaGTATTGAAGGACCTGTTATTACTACTGTAGTATCAAGACAAGACTACCAGCTAGTACTGTTGTTTATGACCATaagtgattatttttttaaacagtatgtgttaataatgaatcattgttattattattgcatGTTGATGATGATATATTTTACCCCCTCGCCTTcatgttttttccttctctgtctcCTTTCCCATCCCTCATCCATCCCCTTTAAGGTACTCGGTATAATGATGTTCCAATATGGCTGACCGTATGGCTGACAACCCACTTATAAACAGTCTCACCCCTTAGGGTCTGAGGGCTGTTTTAAAAGGGGGTCATGCTTGAGGTTGGCTCCCTTTGATTAGGTACTGTTGATTTGAAGAGTCTTGACTATGCGTTATTTCATATGTTAAACCTTTAGAAATGATAGAAATGATCTGCTTCTGTAGCTACATCACTGGCATGTGTCTCAAGTTTACTCTACAGTGTCTCACCTTTTGTTCTTTGTTATCTTCCCCCATGCTTAGTGGGTTACTTAGTGCAGAGGAGATCAATTCCATCACCCTCTGGCTGAGGATAAGCCACATAGGAGAACACAGAGGCAACAAATTAAAGCCTGACTTATGAATTGACTTTGGTAATTAATCTTTATGGCTGCTCTTTCTGCTGCCTTACATGTCAGATTTGGACACAGTTCCTGTGCTGTTAAGAGTAATGCTGTTAATCTCCCATGAGTTCTTCTGAGGATTCGGAGACTCCAACCTCTTCACCATCTCCAGTATCACCTCAGTGGGAACTGGCTGAGACCTGCTCTGGTTTCTGCTGATGCATGATTCTAAATCACACTGTAGGTAGACCTGGCAGAAACCCAGCGAATCTGCAACATCAGAAGACGTTAACCCAATATTTGAAGAGCCGCATAGCGTTAAGTGGCATATTCAGTTGATAAGAAGGTTCTTACACTTCCTTGCAAGCTGACAAACTTCATATCTCATACTTGGATAGTAGAAGTTGTCATCCAGTAGAAAGACGAGAGGTGGCTTCAGACCTTTAGGCCCCATCAGAGCTTGAGTGCACTGCTCCCAGGTAGCAATGCTGATCCCAGAGCTGCTCGGTGCCTCTGGCAGTATTTCTGACTTCTGCAAGAACTGCTCAATACAGTACAACACTGCTTGTCTGTGTGACTTCCATTCAGTGTGCTAGAGAGGAGAATCAGTTCTAAAATTAGTAGGACATACTCAAGCTACTTATGATGTATGgagacaatattgattttaaaaacaatctGCTGGAGAATAAAAGTACTTTGAATATTTAATACAGTCACATATCGTGCAGCAAAAGGTAACATTACAGGGAAATCAAGAAGCTTGTTGTTTATGTTGGCTCAAGACTTACAGCAGGTTGTTTACTAATGTTGGGTCAATCCCCAGCTCCTGGACTCTATATGATGAAGTGTCCTTGGACAAAATACTTATCCTCAAATATCCTATGATGCAAGTGCTAAAATTTACCATGGCCTAAACTATCTGATGTTTTGTCTATCTCAATGTTTTACCCTttcctaaactgggaaaaggtAAAACATTGGATGGAAAAGTGTAGTGAGAGTTACCTAAAAAGACCAAAACAAATCTAACCTCTAATCTTCAAGCACTGAACACATGAAATTTACTTACATGGATGGGTAAATTGACCTAACCTAGTGCTGTCAAAGGGCtaaaccttttatttttatttttttaccttttctATTAATTAGCACCAAACTATAGCTTTAATGTAAAGCTATACTATTTTGATTGCGTTCTCTAATAGTCATAATGCCCTACTATAGCTAATATTACGCAGGATGGTTGGTTCACATTACATTTGAATCATGTCCTTACCATTTCTTGTAGGTTAACACCATCCTCGACCACTTTGGTCCGAAAAGCTTGCTCTGGGATCAGGTCATCGTATGGCACCACAGTGGCTCTCCATCCGTGCTGTGCGGCGGTACTGACAATCCGGCGGGCCAGGGTGGACTTCCCAGCAGCGGGTAGCCCGCAGAGGACACACAGACAGGCCGAAGCCCTGCTGACACTCACGGCCTCCTCTGTTGCCATGGGCTACGAGAGAGCAGCTTCACAACCCAGCTTCTACTACTTACATTTGTACTCTGTTTGCAGCCATGTTGGATATTAACTTCCGCATATTCTTCCGCATGTCATTTCCTACCGAcgtccttcaaaataaaagcacataatattttaaaaggttactccaaaagaattttaaaaatttgACTGTTGTAAACGACCTGTTAGGGCGTGTTGGACAGTACtaaaaaatattgtaacttGTAACTAAAGGATTGGAATATCCAAATAACTTTCAAATACAAAATAGAACGACTAGTGACATAAAACAAATCGCAAATGGTTTTAATGACTTTTTTCTTAATGTTGGTCCTAGCTTGGCTAAAGAAATTGTAAAATCTGGGCACCCTCCTAAAACTATTAATGTAGCAAACTCAATGTTTATGAGGGGAGTAGATGAAGAGGAAATTATGGATGTAGTTACATCCTTTAACTCCAAGAAATCAGCTGACTGTGATGGCATTGCTATGGACTTAATTAAAGATATTATTGGATGCATtgtgaaaccatttacctaCATTTGTAATCTGTTATTACAAAGCGGATTATTTTCTGATAAGATGAAAATTGCAAAGGTAGTTCCAATGTATAAAGCTGGAGATAACAAACTATCGGCCCATCTCTCTACTACTGCAGTTCTCTAAGATACTGGTAAAAGTATTTTACAATAGATTTTATGACTTTATCACAAAAAACAATGTACTATATGAACAGCAGTATGGATTTAGACCCAAAATGACCACAATGCATGCCTTAATGGAGTTTATTATTCAACTGCTATTGAAAACAAAGAATATGCTGTCGgagttttttttagatttaaagaaagcatttgatacagttgatcACAACCTTTTACTTAACAAACTATGTACATATGGGGTCAGAGGGGTGGCATTATCATGGGTTAACAGTTACCTTAAAAGTATTGAGGGCAACAGAaatttctaaataaataaattgcagtTCTATCAACATATCCTAAGTGGTCAAAATGGACTGGATGCTGAAactttatttagttttacattttactttttGCCATTTTGACTCTCTATGATTGTAcacacagtgtttctgtttctatTCTTAGTGTAGAAATAATTTAAAAGCCACAAGAATTTTTTGCAGTAAACATTTGTTTTGGCGACTGTCAGAAACTCCAATTAATGATAACATCATTTAATTGCCTAATAAAAGCCACAGATAATAAATGCCATGAAGTTAGCCTTCGCTAAAGTTATTTATTCTGTACTTAGAAACATGTATAAATGTGCAAACTTTGACAACAGAAGGGCAAGTATTAAAGCAATGACATTGCACTGAAGACCCATTTGCATGATACTTTGAACAACTCAGTTACAATGAAACAATCAAAGTCCATTTTTGATACCCTTCATTATTACATTGCACACATTAAAACAATTGCATTTAACTGCAAGAAACatcaataatatatatatatttttttttaaaaaagcatgatgatgtaaaatataaaacttttgttgacattttatttgcatgtaTCCCCAAATAGTAACAAAGACCTAATAAAACAGTCATTTCAGTAAACATTTACCAGCCTCATCCACCACCACATAATAACAGTCAATCTTACAAACAGCATGCCTTTAATTATCACAGTGTTTTAAAATAGTCTCTTCATACAGTGTTGATCTGTAGTAAATTCAAAACTtcagaaaataatttaaatgatACTGTATGAAAACAATTAGCTTGGTAGATGTTTCGGTGGGATTGGTCTGGGTACTCCAGGGCCCTGTACAAGAGGTGGTTGTTGAGGGGGGTCATGACTGTTTTCATCATCCCAGTAGTTCGTTTCTCCGTACCTGAAACTGACAGATTATGTTTAAAGTGAGTCAGAAACCAATCacacatgtttgtttgtgtactGACAGCTTCAGTTTCCATTTATCTATGAAGGAAGTATGGATTTAGTTAAGTAAAAAAGTAAGTCAGTTCATACCCAGAAACTGGAGTTGAGGCAGCTGCTGGAAATGCAGGCTAGAATAAGaacaaagcaaacacaacaatgAGCAACACTAAACATCTAACCGAGTTACTTTTCCTCTTTAGGGATTTGCATTTTCActagaaaataaacaaacactgcaCTTCACGTTCTTCACACAAGAAAGTACACTCTTTAAGTTTTAAGGTTTTATGCATCAGGATATGACATATTGCATGATGTcagccaaaatgcagaaactGTGTGTGAAAAATGAACTACACCCTGTGATCCAACAGCATCTAAAACCACCTTAAACAGCAATAACTTCATGCAATCATTTAAGTCTCACGTGACTGTGGACAATGTTGTTTCTGTTAATTGAGCTTTGCATGCACAACTGTCTTAAAGTCCTGCCACAGGTttaagtctggactttgactgggccattctttGACTGGGCTCCTTTCTTTTTCAGAATGTTACAAATTTCCTTTGCAAAGTTTGGCAAACTTTGCAAagctaagctgtgctgccatgttttcattttaaagagaaACGGCTTCCTTGACcaacattttgtttctgtttgtgccgTCATGGAATTGTTGCCATTTCTCCAAGCATTGCATGGTCTGACCTTGGGATGAATTTGGGAAGACTAGCAGCTGTCTCGAATGTGTTCCACTTGTGAATCTTTTTCACTGTAGAATGATGGCCTTCATATTGTGTGGCCTTATAACCCTTCCCAGATTAATAGACAGATCATTTAAGTTCATTTCTGATGTCTTTCCTGCTGTGCATTTTCACAATTTCTGTTCATTTGAGAATGACACAGTTTGTTCTTGTGCCTATCAGGTtgcatttaaatcattttagaaCCTGTTAAGGACATTTGTAACATGCCCTGAGATGTAAAAGCCTTGAATCGACAGAGTGTGTACTTTCTTTTAAACCATAACTATGAAGATAAGAGGATAAATATATTTACCCGGTTGGTGGGACGCTCCGGTGGAGGTATGGTTGTGGCACCCGTTTGAGCATTGCTGTTTGAGCCTGCATTTCTGTTTTTGGTTTGAGTCTTATgtaacctgaaaaaaaaaaaaaatcaaaatgtacAACAccatatgaaaaacaaaactattagTATGTACACTTAATTTGAGTTGAGGTTTACCTTTTGATGCACGGCTCTAAGGACTCTCTCCTAAAGATGTAAAGGAGCACCAAAATGAGAAGAACCAGAAGAGGAACCACCAAGAGGAAGAAGATCAGCAGGCCGTTTCTGAGGGAGTAGTCTTATGCAAAAAAGAGACGTTTGTTCTTTATTAAGTTCAGATGTGAATTAGGAATAATAGTGACATTTGAATTGCACCAGGAAGGAACTTTCTAAAAGTTCTGCATTTTATAAGATGAAAATTAATAGTTAACTATCACAATGTTTTTGATCCAGCAGACATACCCTGCATGTAGTtggtgaaaatgaaaattttccCATACAGACGATACAACAGCAAATGCTACGGCAATAATGTCTCCCCTAATGAAGGGATAACAGATGACTGTGTATCTAATGATGAATTCAGATGGTCATATTGACACACGTGGTATTAGGGGACTTATTTGTCATAAGTCATAACCAGTGAATTCAGACGTACCTATTTGAGCAGGACCGCTGTCTATGCTGCCACCCCACCCTGACCTGTCACAGTAGGGTGGGCCCCAGCCATTTTCACAGTGGCAGTGACCTAGGTTGTTACAAACCTGAAATAAACA
Encoded proteins:
- the pstk gene encoding L-seryl-tRNA(Sec) kinase isoform X1, giving the protein MATEEAVSVSRASACLCVLCGLPAAGKSTLARRIVSTAAQHGWRATVVPYDDLIPEQAFRTKVVEDGVNLQEMHTEWKSHRQAVLYCIEQFLQKSEILPEAPSSSGISIATWEQCTQALMGPKGLKPPLVFLLDDNFYYPSMRYEVCQLARKYSLGFCQVYLQCDLESCISRNQSRSQPVPTEVILEMVKRLESPNPQKNSWEINSITLNSTGTVSKSDIQRVMELISSALSNPLSMGEDNKEQKEADRLKCANSVVHQADQACRRLISEAMKTARENQVPPERMRSLAAQLSESKATFLHNLRKHFLNDVSFIQEEEINVEHAVKRAAEIFNDDLKEILSRIINDK
- the pstk gene encoding L-seryl-tRNA(Sec) kinase isoform X2, whose protein sequence is MATEEAVSVSRASACLCVLCGLPAAGKSTLARRIVSTAAQHGWRATVVPYDDLIPEQAFRTKVVEDGVNLQEMHTEWKSHRQAVLYCIEQFLQKSEILPEAPSSSGISIATWEQCTQALMGPKGLKPPLVFLLDDNFYYPNSLGFCQVYLQCDLESCISRNQSRSQPVPTEVILEMVKRLESPNPQKNSWEINSITLNSTGTVSKSDIQRVMELISSALSNPLSMGEDNKEQKEADRLKCANSVVHQADQACRRLISEAMKTARENQVPPERMRSLAAQLSESKATFLHNLRKHFLNDVSFIQEEEINVEHAVKRAAEIFNDDLKEILSRIINDK